One Myxococcus stipitatus DNA segment encodes these proteins:
- a CDS encoding ATP-binding protein: MDEKTHLHGLADALTDNARDLEHEFEWFARFLDARLKSYFGSSEEGPREDPWDLAPPSLVGSRSPYALFIARHQVPPSQRLILLLALIPHVRPQLLDVLWTRNDVTQRGFTEFGGAHGATHGGFLPTGETAAFLLSGDDLAARFETTRLFEGDHFLARSNVLHLSPVAAGESQLSGVLTLSREYLHRFTTGLERKPTFNSDFPARLIQTELDWKDLVLPQTTLDQLEEVKSWVQHGRALLRDWGMGHKLRPGFTSLFHGPPGTGKTLSACLLGKHCGCDVYKVDLSMVVSKYIGETEKNLARVFDLAEHKRWILFFDEADALFGKRTRVDDSHDRYANQEISFLLQRIEDFDGVVILASNFKANIDDAFVRRFQSVVQFPVPRPAERVRLWKEAFPAKAKLEERIDLVRLAERFEVAGGTIMNVVRYASLKALSRGGDTLLLEDVEEGLRRELLKEGRSL; this comes from the coding sequence ATGGATGAGAAGACCCATCTTCACGGACTGGCCGACGCACTGACGGACAACGCGCGGGACCTCGAGCACGAGTTCGAGTGGTTCGCGCGGTTCCTCGATGCGCGCCTGAAGTCCTACTTCGGCTCGTCGGAGGAGGGCCCGCGCGAGGACCCCTGGGACCTCGCGCCTCCCTCGCTCGTCGGCAGCCGTTCCCCGTATGCCCTGTTCATCGCACGGCACCAGGTGCCGCCGTCCCAGCGGCTCATCCTGTTGCTGGCGCTGATTCCCCACGTCCGTCCCCAGCTGCTCGACGTGCTGTGGACCCGGAACGACGTCACCCAGCGGGGCTTCACGGAGTTCGGCGGCGCGCATGGGGCCACGCATGGCGGGTTCCTCCCCACCGGGGAGACGGCGGCCTTCCTGCTGTCGGGAGACGACCTGGCCGCGCGGTTCGAGACGACGCGCCTGTTCGAGGGCGACCACTTCCTGGCGCGCTCCAACGTGCTGCACCTGTCTCCGGTGGCGGCGGGCGAGTCCCAGCTCAGCGGCGTGTTGACGCTGTCGCGTGAGTACCTGCACCGCTTCACCACCGGGCTGGAGCGCAAGCCCACCTTCAACAGCGACTTCCCGGCGCGGCTCATCCAGACGGAACTCGACTGGAAGGACCTGGTCCTGCCGCAGACGACGCTGGACCAGCTGGAGGAAGTGAAGAGCTGGGTCCAGCATGGCCGCGCGCTCCTGCGGGACTGGGGCATGGGCCACAAGCTGCGGCCCGGCTTCACCAGCCTCTTCCATGGTCCGCCGGGGACGGGGAAGACGCTGTCCGCGTGCCTGCTGGGCAAGCATTGCGGGTGTGACGTCTACAAGGTCGACCTGAGCATGGTCGTCTCGAAGTACATCGGCGAGACGGAGAAGAACCTCGCCCGGGTGTTCGACCTGGCCGAGCACAAGCGGTGGATCCTCTTCTTCGACGAGGCCGACGCGCTCTTCGGCAAGCGGACCCGCGTGGATGACTCTCACGACCGGTACGCCAACCAGGAGATCAGCTTCCTGCTCCAGCGCATCGAGGACTTCGACGGTGTCGTCATCCTCGCCTCGAACTTCAAGGCGAACATCGACGACGCGTTCGTGCGCCGCTTCCAGTCCGTGGTGCAGTTCCCGGTGCCCCGGCCGGCGGAGCGCGTGCGCCTGTGGAAGGAGGCCTTCCCGGCCAAGGCGAAGCTGGAGGAGCGCATCGACCTGGTCCGCCTCGCGGAGCGCTTCGAGGTGGCGGGGGGGACCATCATGAACGTCGTCCGGTACGCCTCGCTCAAGGCGTTGAGCCGGGGAGGCGACACCCTCCTGCTCGAGGACGTGGAGGAGGGGCTGCGCCGGGAGCTGCTGAAGGAAGGGCGGTCGCTCTAG